Genomic window (Gadus macrocephalus chromosome 13, ASM3116895v1):
TGAAGTAAAGAGGACATGACAACAAAATCATATGCagcatacatttattcatatACCTATGTCTAAGTGTATTAGTCAATTATAAAATACAAGATGACAACATCCATGGAATAATTGTCGTACTTTCCAccaaaaaatatacatttgtttgttCCTGAAAGCGTACAGTATTGATATTAACAGTATTGATGTGTGTTCCCGTCAACTTGAAAATACTTTCTTCTAGAGAACACCAAGACATTGTGCTTAGATCTCAGAAAACCATCTTTCAGGAAATGCCATTTCCTGCCATGATGGCCTAATGTAGGTGAATGACTCCCTGACCTGCGGCCGAGTCTGAgcttgaccacacacacacgcacacacccacgcacacccccccccccccccccccccaacacacacacacacacacacacacacacacatcgatcgCAATGAACAGCTGATGCGGTCCAGACTGTTCTCTTGGGTCACATTGGAGTGAATGGATGCTATTAGGTGTTTTTTCCTCAGATATGATGAGTTCGGTTCAACCCATGGAAAGAGTAATTCCAGCCGAAGTAGCACGGAGAAGAATGTCCAGAGATTGTAAAAATGTCTTTGCATTCAGAAACCACAAACCAGAAAAGCACACTCTTTTCAGGTTATCTTTACGAGGCTGTGGACACACTGGAGACTTCTGTCTTGCTGCCAGACACTGAGGACTCATCATCCACGGCGCTTCCCATTCCAATGGTGCTGAGCATGCAGTTACGGAACTGGAATGAGACAAAAAGCATACATTTGTTTACCGTACAACATACGTCAGGTTACAGGGTTGTAGAACCTGGAACCGAAAAGGGAAAGTGGACCGGATGATGTGAGCGATAAACCCACCTGCTTGTTGAACAGCACATAGATGACGGGGTTGTACAGCGCTGAGCTCTTTGCAAAGAAGGCAGGGACGGCCATGCCGATGGCAGTGAAACTCATGCCCTTGTTGAAGAAGATAATGGCGGTCAGGGTGGCATACGGGGTCCATGCCACCATGAAGCCTAGGACCATCAGGATGCACATGCGGGTCACTTCCTTCTCAGCCTTCTGGGTGGAGGCGGACTCCTGCTGCTGGGCTGCAGCCTATATATGGTGGAGGAGAACAGATGAGGAGAACCGTTAATACAACATTGAAATAAGGTGCTTTAAAGTGACTTGGTTGTCCACTAAGAAATGGTTGTCACGTATTAGTACAATTCCAACACACGTTTTGGATACAGGTCACTTACAGCTTTGACGGTCAGCACAAGGCTTCCGTAGGTGAAGCAGATGAGGAAGACTGGAACGAGGAAGTGGACAGTAAACATGTAGATGACGTATGACTCGTTGTTGTAGCCTTCAGCCAGGGTGTAGTAGTCTGGTCCACAGGAGCACTGCATGCCCTCTGGGAGGTACCTGGGGGAGATTTATTATTTCGTGAGGTTAATCATTGATCAGGATATCAGCAACCATTATGTTGATAtatcattgaaaaaaaaattgcttcaATAAACGGGAACAATTCTTCAATATCATCTGCACGTTCTTCCATTTTTACACACGTGATGTCACATACCTGGACCATCCGAACAGCGGTGGGCCGGCGCAAGCGAAAGCCATGATCCAGGTGAAAGCAACTCCGGCACCGGCGTGGGTGTTGGTGAACTTGAAGCTTCCCATGGGTTTGCAGACCACAATGTATCTCTCCACAGCCAGGACCACCAGGGACCACAGAGCTACTTCACCTGGAGAAGAAAAGCGTGGGGAATTGATCAGGATTCACTTGACTCCTTACTTAGTTGGATCAATTGTGATATGCATGTTAAAGCTTTACAGTAAAGTTAATAATCAGCGATCGAAAAAAGCAGGGTTAGAAAGCAATGACGACGAATGCCAAATCAAGGCAGGAAGAGGTTCTGGTCTTTACCTCCTAGCGTAGCCATGAATCCCTCCACGGCGCACGCGGTCGCGCCCAGGATGAAGTAGCCGTTGATGGcagatgtgatggtgatggtgaagcCGAAGCAGCACATGATGAGACCAGCCACAGCCAGGTTGACCAGGATGAAGTTCAGG
Coding sequences:
- the LOC132470368 gene encoding green-sensitive opsin-like — its product is MGWDSGHNEPNGTEGKNFYIPMSNRTGIVRSPFEYQQYYLADPIMFKMLAVYMFFLICTGTPINALTLLVTFQNKKLQQPLNFILVNLAVAGLIMCCFGFTITITSAINGYFILGATACAVEGFMATLGGEVALWSLVVLAVERYIVVCKPMGSFKFTNTHAGAGVAFTWIMAFACAGPPLFGWSRYLPEGMQCSCGPDYYTLAEGYNNESYVIYMFTVHFLVPVFLICFTYGSLVLTVKAAAAQQQESASTQKAEKEVTRMCILMVLGFMVAWTPYATLTAIIFFNKGMSFTAIGMAVPAFFAKSSALYNPVIYVLFNKQFRNCMLSTIGMGSAVDDESSVSGSKTEVSSVSTAS